Proteins from a genomic interval of Pseudomonadota bacterium:
- a CDS encoding HAD-IIIA family hydrolase — MSRPLAVFFDRDDTLIDDVPYNPDPALVVARPGARLALDVLRALGVPTAVVTNQSGVGRGRITLDQVHAVNRRVEELVGPVGPWLICPHAPDDGCTCRKPAPSLVLQAAEMVGVPVGCCVMLGDKRSDLEAASAAGGHAILVRRHRAQRESWGFPAADSLLEAVEMLLAEDFLDRRRSPL; from the coding sequence ATGTCCAGGCCGTTGGCGGTCTTCTTCGACCGCGATGACACCCTCATCGATGACGTACCGTACAATCCAGACCCGGCGCTCGTCGTGGCCAGGCCAGGGGCTCGCCTGGCGCTCGACGTGCTGCGCGCTCTCGGCGTGCCGACGGCTGTTGTGACGAACCAGAGCGGCGTGGGTCGCGGACGTATCACCCTCGATCAGGTTCACGCGGTGAACCGGCGGGTGGAAGAGCTCGTTGGTCCGGTGGGACCGTGGCTCATCTGCCCGCATGCCCCGGACGATGGCTGTACCTGCCGCAAGCCCGCGCCGTCTCTCGTTCTGCAGGCGGCCGAGATGGTCGGTGTGCCGGTGGGGTGCTGCGTGATGCTCGGCGACAAGCGGTCTGATCTCGAGGCGGCCTCGGCTGCTGGCGGCCACGCCATTCTCGTGCGCCGGCACCGCGCGCAGCGCGAGTCTTGGGGGTTTCCCGCCGCCGACAGCCTGCTCGAGGCGGTCGAGATGCTGCTGGCCGAAGATTTCCTCGACCGCCGACGGTCGCCGCTGTGA